agGCTAGTAGCTGcaatatttaagaagaaaatagagaagatccaaataaacacaattagaaatgacaaagggaatgttactactgaccccacagaaataaaaacaaccatcaaAAACTACTACAAGCACTACACACAcgaactagaaaacctaggagaaatggataaattcctggacacataaaccctcccaagactgagctaggaagaaattgattccctgaactgactaataatgagctctgaaattgtatcagtaataaatagcttaccaaccaaaaacgcCCAGGACATGATggactcacagccaaattctaccagacatacaaagaagagctggtaccattcctacagaaactattctaaaaaattgaggaggagggatttctccccaactcattctacaaggccagcatcatcctgataccaaaacctagtagagacacaacaaaacaagaaaactccagggcaatatccttgatgaacattgaatcctcaacaaaatacttgcaaaccaaatccagcagcacatcaaaaagctaatccacaaTGAttaagtaggcttcatccccgggatgccaggttggttcaacatgcaaacatcaataaatgtgattcatcatgtaaacagaattaaagataaaagccacatgattatctcaatagaagcagaaaagtcttttgataaaattcaacattgcttcatgtttaaaactctcaataaactaggtattgaaggaatatacctcaaaataataagagtcatctatgacaaacccacagccaacgttatactgaatgagcaaaagctggaagcattccccttgaaaaccggtacaagacaaggatgccctctctcaccacttacattcaacatagtattggaagtcctagctggagcaatcaggcaagataaagggcatccaaataggaagagaggaagtcatgctatatctgtttgcagacaacatgattctatatctagaaaactccgtagtctcagcccaaaagctcctttagCTGATAAATAACTTCggcaaagttgcagaatacaacatcaatgtacaaaaatcactagcattcttatacaccaacaaccaccaaactgagagccaaatcagaaaggcaatcccattcacagttgccacacatacacacacaacctaggaatacagctaaccagggaggtaaaagatctctacagtgagaatttcaaaacactgctcaaaCAAATcagagaagatacaaacaaatggaaaaacatcccatgctcatggataggaagaatcaatatcattaaaatggctatactgcccaaagcagtttacagattcaatgctattcctatcaaactaccaatgacattcttcacaaaactagaaaaaaatatttcaaaatttatatggaacttaAAAAGTGcacgaatagccaaggcaatcataagtaaaaagaacaaagctgaaggcatcacgttacctgacttcaaactatactacaagtctacagtgaccaaaatagcatggtactggtacaaaagcaggcacataaaccagtggaacagaacagagaacccagaaatgagaccacacatctacatctgatctttgacaaagctgacaaaaacaagcactagggaaaagactccctgtttaataaatggtgctgggataactggctagccatatgcagaagtttgaagctggaccccttccttacaccatatacaaaaataaactcaagatggattaaagacaaatgtaaaacccaaaacttttttttttttttttgagacagagtcttgctctgtagcccaggctggagtacccactgcaagctccgcctcccggattctcgccattctcctgcctcagcctccagagtagctgggactacaggtgcctgccaccacacccggctaattttttgtattatttagcagagaaggggtttcaccgtgttagccaggatggtctcgatctactaacctcatgatttgcctgcctcagccttctaaagtgctgggattacaggcggagccactgcacccagctaaaacccaaaactataaaaaccctggaagacaacctaggcaataccatcctggacataggaatgggcaaagatttaatggcgaagacaccaaaagcaattgcaacaaaagccaaaattgacatatGAGATCTAAATaacttaagagcttctgtacagcaaaagaaactatcaacagagtaaacagacaacctacagaaagggaggaaatatttgcatacTATGCATatgacaaaggtctgatatcaagcatctataaggaacttaaatttacaagagaaaaacaaccccattaaaaagtgggcaaaggacatgaacagacacctctcaaaaggaagacatacatacggccaacaagcatatgaaaaaaagctcaatatcactgattattagagaaatgcgagtcaaaaccaccatgagatacaatttcacatcagtcagaatggctattactaaaaagtaaaaaaaaaaaaaaaaaaaacaaaacacatgctggtgaggttgtggagaaaagggaaggcttatacaatgttggtaggagtgtaaattacttcagccattgtggaaagcagtatggcgattcctcaaagagctaaaagtaaaactaccattcaacccagcaatcccattactggttgtAGACCCAGAGGAATGTaaagcattctaccataaagacacatgtacacaaatgttcattgcagcactgttcacaatagcaaagacatggaatcaactaaaTGCCCATttatcagtgacagactggataaagaaaatgtggtacatatacaccatggaatattatgcagccataaaaaataatgagattatgtcctttgcaggaacatggatggagttgcaggctatcatccttagcaaactaacacaggaacaggaaaccaaacactacatgttctcacttataagtaggagctaaatgataagaatttatgaacacaaggaacaacagacactggggtctacttgaggggggagggtgggaggagagagaggagcagaataggtaactattgggtactgagcttaatacctggtGATAtgataatatgtacaacaaacccctgtgacatgtgtTTATGTAACCTTCACGTGTACTtcaaacctaaaattaaaaaaaagtaacatcaaagattactGATTACAGAGCActataacagataaaataataatgaaaaagtttgaaaaattgagagaattaccaaaatgtgacacagacattgagcacatgctgttgatAAAAAGGCGCCAATAGGCTTGCTTGATgcaaggttgccacaaaccttcaatttgtaaaaaaaaaaaaaaaaaaaaaaaaaaagcagtatctATGAAGCAAAATACAGCAAAATGCAATAAAACGTGTGcccatatataatatttttcattaatcaTATGTGGTTAAGTCCAGTTCCTAAAAATCTAGTTTCTGCTCTCCTTTTGCAGTGTTTTCATGGAAAATTTGTGTTAATGGGAAAAGGTgaggaaatttattttatgaaagaaagTTGTTTTGGTCTAATGCCCTGTGTTATTGGGTGTAGATTTGTGGGAAACAGCAGCTATATGCAGACAGGTCAGCATGGCATGCCTCAAATGGGAACTCGGGATTGGCAGGATGTGAGTCTGAAATAGAGAAGTACATGAGGTGAGGGTTGGCTAGACTACTACTTCAGCAAAGATTCAGCAGTAACGCATTGTTTTATATCTGTGAGGTTAACAGTCCAAGGTAAGCATTCTGGATAGACAAGTGATCTGGTGCCCACTTGGTCCCTTCCACGGTATTGCTCTGCCACCCCCAGGGCATATATCAGCTGCGTGGCTGAGGGAAAACTGGGAAGTCCAGCAGCTGGGAAAGGGAGAGCACCAAAGGCCATGGCAAGGGGTCTTCTTTTAACCAAGGGATGCCAAAGTGTCCATGTCCCTTGTGGGAACATTTTGTAATGAATAGTCACTTGGCCATATACAGCATGTAAGGTGACAAATGTGATTTTAACTGAACAGCCTGGTGCTCTGGGAAGAAGGAAACAAGTTTAAAGGGGACAGACAGCAATTTCCACCTAATGTGGCTCTGTCGGGATCTGTGTGAATTGCACGTAGCATGTTTCTGTTACACCTCTGTGCCCAGCAACCATTTTCATTGGTTGTGCCAGTGAACAGGGGTAAATTTAATAAGAGCTAGCATGCTGTTATGCTCTCATAGAGTCAGGGCAGCTCTCAAATGGTCATGTTACATCTTGTGgcataagaatattttattaagcACTTCATAACTGTCTAGTTTTCACGTGTGGCTAATTGTAGTGTTCAAATACTATTCTTAAGTCTCACTACCAGTAACTTTTCCTCTGAATTCATTAGGTAACTGTATATTCCaatttgagaaattattttttgcttGACCTCATTTCTGGTGGTGGTGCTTGTGAGCTGTGAATCTGTCACCAGGCAGCCTGCAGGAGAGGGATGCCAAACATGAAGCAAGAGGCCTATCAAAGACACTGAAATCTGCAGAGTGAACCACACTCTATACTAAGAGTTGACAATGTCTGCAAAGCAGTGTAAAATATCCTAGATATATATTGCTTTAGTTTAGGGCAATGTTTAAGAAATGCAGAATTATTtgaatattcatatatttcatcTTTTGAAAGAATACTACATTGATTATGTAATTTTCTAGTGGTATGCCAGAAAGTGTTCTTTATGTCTTCCTAATGTTCTGAAAGTATTTTTCTCCCTTGAGGGTTTCCTTACCCAAAAAATGGCCAGAAGCTGAGAGCATTGGCTTTGATTTTATCTCCACTAGCCAGGTCATGAACTAGTTATATACTTgcagtatctttttcatatttcttataaaatgggaaatttaaGAAGGGTTACTTTGTAACAGGACTGAGAAAAGAATTTTAGGCTCTAAAGTGATTTTCCATGATATCTGTATCACCTATTAGAGATCGTAGAACATCTGCGGAGACCTTGAATTTCTGTTACTGTGAATAACTATTTTCTTAGTCTTATTAGTGATAGAATTtggttgagaaaaaataaaaattatgctatCTCTAGCTAGTCATTAGGCGCATTGAATCCTTAGATCCCTTGGACCTCATGTAAGatcataaaatcttttttttaatatatttttattttttaaagaatcggggtgtcattctgtcgcccagactgaagtgcagtggcacagtcttggctcaatgaagccttgacctcctgcattcaagttgtcctccagcctcagtctcccaagtagctgagactacaggtacacaccactatggcctggctaattttaaaattttttttgtagaggcagggtcatgctatgttgctcaggctggtctcaaacctcctggcctcaagcaatcctcctgcctcagcctcccaaattgctgggattacagttgtgagccaccacacccagctcaagATCATTCTTAATTGCAGAGTAATACCTTCTGAAGGAAAGAGGTGGAGGAAAAACTGGAAGGGGTAAGTCTTGCTGTGACAGTAAGTCTGAGCTGCTCCCCTTTGCTTGCTAGGTGGAGGAGGAACTGCAGGAGCAAGACTTCTTGGACCGCTGCTTCCAAGAGATGCTGGATGAAGAAGACCAAGACTGGTTTATTCCATCACGAGACCTGCCTCAGGCCATGGGACAGTTGCAACAGCAGTTAAATGGACTGTCAGTCAGTGAAGGTCATGATTCTGAAGATATTTTGGTAAGAGCCATATGTAGTTCCCCAGGTTATGTAGTGAAAAGAATATAGGATTTGGAATGACAGACTTTCTTTCCAGCCCTACAACCCTCAACAAGTCTGGAGCCCTGTGAGCTGTTGTTTCTTTGCTCGTTTTATGGGCATTATTAATAAGGGGTGCATTAAAGATGTATTGCTCCTCATAAAGCACTATAAAACATTACTGTTGCCAGCATCATGGGCTTTTTACTTGCCAAGATTGGACGCCACCAACCTTTACTTTCTAATGGGCTCTTCAAAGTAGAATTGGGATTAAGGATAACAATTTGAACACTGAAGAAGTTTCTTCTCAAATATCATTTGTTGCTATTCTTCTCTTTTACTGTCCCTCAAATCTGTATTTAATATACTTCTAAATGATTCtgttataaaaattagctgttcATTTTGGAAGAAATGTACTCCTGAGAGGTCATTTTCTCCACTTAGAATTAGAAAACCAGATAAATTAATTTCCTGCCTTTCATATGTATGTAACATCAGAAGTCTGtgagcaggctgggcacggtggctcacgcctgtaatcccagcactttgggaggctgaggcgggtggatcacctgaggtctggagttcgagaccagcctggccaacatggaaaccccatatctactacaaaaatacaaaaattagccaggcgtggtggtgtgcgcctgtagtcccagcttggaaggctaaagcaggagaattgcttgaacctgggaggcagagggaggcggagtttgcagtgagccaagattgcaccactgcactccagcctgggcaacagagcaagactgtctcaaaaaaaaaaaaaaaaaaaaagtctgtgagcAATATAGTTTTCACACAACTCATATTCTGAACAATCTTGCCCTGTGGTTTGCTAAGGTTTTGGATATTCACAAGAGAGTAGAGAACCAAAGAGAGtacagaaagatgaagaaaaatagagACTGTGGTATCCAACCTGGTCTGATGGAGTACCCTGGTTTTCACCAAGTTAAGGTACTCAGTGAATTGAAAAATTCTTCTTGGAGTTGAACTTACAGGCCTCTGATGAGATTTTGGAAAGCATCAGGAAGGAAACAAGAGtccaaagaaggaaggagaagatgaGCTTGCTCAGGGCTATGTCAGGTGCAGTTGAGATAACCTAGCAATAACAGCCTGAGTTAcaaggaattttctttctttctctccctaaaGCTAAGGGAAGGTACTGATAATGATGGACTGGGTAAGTTTTAAAATGCAGCTTGCCTTAGGATTTACTATCTCTTGGTTCTTATTTCAGAGCAAAAGTAACCTGAACCCAGATGCCAAGGAGTTTATTCCAGGAGAGAAGTACTGAGCCGAGAAAGCTTTGAGGAAGACTTGTCTGTCCCCACATCTGGGGATAGTAATGCACAAAATGGTGGAGCTGAAGAGGGGGATGGGGCGGGCGAGGGGTGCACAGCGGGAAGGGGAGTGGTGGTCTCACGATACTGTGACTCTGAGTAACTAATATGCTCAGTCTTATTCTAAGCCTCTGagtatttctattttgttctgcTGACTTTTGTTTGGGgagtttcctgttttgtttttttaaatagctctTTCGAGTTAAGGAAATTGCATTTTCCCCCCTTCATCAGAAGTGTTCCGTGGTGtgtatttaaacaaaataagcTGACTAAGAAAAACTGGATATTTAGGAAATGCCCCTCTCACCCTGCTGTATACTTATCAGGGACAGTGAGCACCTGGAGAGCTTTTTGTGGAATCTATTGAGTTGGATGGGAAAAGGGACAAGCAGAAAGAGCAGGTGGTGCAAACTGGAATTTGAGGCTCAGCTGCCCCCCCCCCGGGGTCTCCTGCAATGAACTCAGATAACCAATGTCCTGTCAAGCCCTTGCCTGTTTGTCCTGAACCCCATTCAAGAAAACACAGACTTAAAGTACTTAGTTTACAGTAACTTTTGATGATTGTTGAAAGTTGTAAATCAGAAGGTAGGGCTGTGATGGTGGTTGTCACTTGAGTCATTTAGTTACTGTTGTCCTGTTCATAAGCCTGTGttcaccaccaccatcagacTCACCATTTATAAGTAGAAGAGCACTAGGGTTGATCTGCCACCTCATCTTTCATGAAGTCTATTCCCCAGCCTCCTTTTTAAGAAAAGATACTGCTACCAAAGGCATAGGGGAGGCCTGCTGTGCTGGCAATTAGCATGAGCCTGCAGAAGTCATCCTTGAATCTGTTGTGTCTTAATTTTATttggacagtttttttttccagccTCATCAACACTTGGTCTTCCTGGTGTCTTAATTCCCTCAGACAAGTTTATGCacttttttaaggaaatatttttcagGACACTAGTAAGAAGCTCAGTTcacagtttggatatttcttcCCACATTACAGAATTATGGAAAGGAACTCAAAATCAGCCTAGGAAAGTGAGTCCTGCTTGACCCATGTGACTGTGTACCTGACCTTCTGGGATCTTTTCAgctattaaaacattttactgtTCCCACATACCCAGCTTTGCAAGTTTTGTAGATTGACCTCTTAGGGTgtgtttctttgtctttcctgCCTTTAACTTGCTGGGGTCTTTTGTTGCTACCCCTAAGGAACTAAACTGGGTGCCAGGAGCTACCTTCGTGTATAGAgatgtagatggcagtgtgggGTACAGGAGAGCCATCCAGGCCATTCTCCCAGGGATGAGGAATTGGAGAGCCCTGAAGATAATAGTGGCTTCTTTCTGATTGCTTCTGTGCTGTGTGATAGGCCTAATAGGGAAAAGATATGTAACTTGAAACAAAGTTGGTATAAATTCAGTATGTGGCTGTGGGACAGAGGTTGGAAGGAAAGGACTAGGGTATGGAAAGCTGAAGAAATTCTCCTTATGAGCTCTCGTTGACTTTTTGAACAGTGATAAGCTAATGCcagatttaaaatacacattttttcctatttgaGTCTGTAGGATTATATCATTTGAAAAAATTGCCTTCCTTGTTAGGTCACATGTCATAGGAGAGTAGCTTAGAGAACTTGCATTACCAGACAGACACATTAATTCCCAAAGCCTCTATGTTGAGAGAATGAAACTGTTAACTCTTTTTCAGAGAGGACTATGAATAAAGAAACTTCTTTATTCAAGCTTCAGCTTTCAGCTGGGTTGTTTCCTCTAAAAAGGAAAGGGCATTGCAAGTGCATAGAGGAAATCTCTCCCTTCTGGGACTGCTTTTCCTCCTTCATCCTCGTGAGCCTGTCCAAGCTCAGAATTCCGAAGGCTGTTAGAAATGCGTTGGGATTGCAGAGAGAAAGGAGCTTGTCTTTCCTTCTGCTGTGCTGGTCTGTTTTGGATGTCAGTCTTCAGGACTATGAAAACTTCCTGCGAGTTTAGCATGGACACTGAGGGCTGGCATTTCTAGTCTTCTTCAGACACTGAACATGCCGACTCCAGGTATAGGAAGCAGCTAGCaaattgattcttttttaaatgcataGGACTCTGCTTCCGGCGGTTCCTCTTGTAGTCCAACTCTTTTTGCCATCTATTTatgttgggaggtgggggcacAATTGTCACTCACGACACAGGCTAGTTAGAGTTTGCTACCTTCTTAGCAGAAAATGCATGTGTGTCTTGTTGGACCTTCACTGGGGAAAGGCTGGGAGCCTCCGGCTGT
This genomic window from Pan troglodytes isolate AG18354 chromosome 12, NHGRI_mPanTro3-v2.0_pri, whole genome shotgun sequence contains:
- the PAIP2B gene encoding polyadenylate-binding protein-interacting protein 2B; amino-acid sequence: MNGSNMANTSPSVKSKEDQGLSGHDEKENPFAEYMWMENEEDFNRQVEEELQEQDFLDRCFQEMLDEEDQDWFIPSRDLPQAMGQLQQQLNGLSVSEGHDSEDILSKSNLNPDAKEFIPGEKY